The sequence CGCTGACCGGGTCTCTGCCGTGTTCGTTCCCGTCGTCATCGCCCTCGCCCTGATCGCGTTCGCGGGCTGGCTTGTTATTGGCGGGTCGGTAGAGACGGCGTTCGCGGCAGGTGTTGCGACCTTGATCATTGCGTGCCCGTGCGCGCTGGGCCTCGCGACCCCGACCGCGCTGCTGGTCGGCACGGGACGCGGATCCCAGCTGGGCATCATCATCCGCGGCCCCCAAGTCCTCGAGCAGACCCGTACGGTCGACACGATCGTGCTCGACAAAACGGGAACCATCACCACCGGGAAGATGGTCGTCACCGGTGTCGAGGCAACCATCGGCACGTCCACGGAGCAGCTTGTCCGGTTCGCCGCCGCCGCGGAAGAAGGATCAGAACATCCCATCGGACGCGCGATCGTTGCGCACTCTGAAGCTCAAGGATTCGACCGAGTGAGTGTGGAAGCGTTCCAAGGTCATCCGGGGCACGGGGTCCAGGCCGTCGTCGATGGGCACCTTGTCATTGTCGGCCAGCCGGCGTGGCTTTCGGACTCTTGGTCCGTCCCGACACCCGCCGACCTCCGTCCGGCGATCGAGGAGGCAGAGTCCGCCGGCCAGACCGTGATGGCGGTCAGCTGGGACGGGGAGTTCTACGGGATCATCGCCGTCGGGGACACCGTCAAACCCTCCAGCGCCGACGCCATCGCCCAGTTCGTGGCCCTCGGGCTCCGCCCGGTCCTGCTCACCGGGGACAACGCTGGATCCGCGTATGCCGTCGCGCGGCAGGTCAGTATCAGTGAGGTGCATGCCAGCAGCACCCCGAAGGACAAGCTCGCCCTGATCAGGTCGCTGCAGGAGGCGGGCCGGGTGGTCGCGATGGTCGGTGACGGGGTCAACGACGCTGCCGCGTTGGCTGCTGCCGACCTGGGGGTTGCGATGGGTACCGGGACCGACAGTGCGATCGCGGCCAGCGACATCACAATCGTCAGCGGCAACCTCACCGGCGTCGCCGACGCTATCCGCCTGTCCAGGCGGACCCTCGGCACGATAAAAGGGAACCTGTTCTGGGCGTTCGCGTACAACGTCGCAGCGATCCCTGTCGCGATGCTCGGGCTCCTCAACCCGTTGTTCGCGGGAGCTGCGATGGCGTTCTCCTCCGTGTTCGTCGTCAGCAACAGCCTCCGGCTCAGGAACTTCCGGCCCGGCACCAGGGCACACCGATGACCCCGCCCACGCCGACCCGGCCGCACAGCACACCGGTGAGCCTTGGACGAACCCGGGCACGGGTTCTCGGCGCGAACACGATCCGGCGGACGGTGCTTCTCTTAGCCGTCGTCAGCGCTGTCGTCCTCGGGCTCCTCGCGATGCACACCCTGCAGACCGGGATGGGCAACCACAACGTCCCCATGAACTCCACGGGCGAGATGAGCGCAATCGGTGACACCGCGCACCATGCCGACGAGACCCTGCCCGGCACCGACACGGTGGTGGGCGCCGACGTCATGGGCGGTTCACACCGGCACGTCACTTCGTCGGAGTGTTCGGGGATGTGTGACCCGGAACACACGATGGCGGGCATGATCTGTGTCCTCGCGCTTCTGCTCACCGGCCTTCTCCTCGCCGCGATCAGACCCGCGAGCACCTACACCTCAACGCCCCTCGCACCTGTGCTGTTGCGGGTCGTCGATGCGGCAGTCGCCCGGCCTGGGCCTGCACCACCTGATCTGAATGTTCTATCCATTTCGAGAACATGATTGCGTCCGCCCGCACCCCGGGCGCTACACGCACGCACTTTTTCTTCTCTACTGAAATGGATAACTATCTAATGCCAAAACTTCGCACCACACTTACTGTCACGGCCGCTCTCGCGGCCGCGGTGACTCTCGCTGCGTGCTCGTCGTCCACCGGGTCGATGGGCGGCATGAACCACGGGGGCGCCGCGATGAGTTCTGCGCCCACGATGACGGCCGGCACCAACAACACCGCCGATGTCACCTTCGTCACCGGCATGATCCCGCACCACACCCAGGCGGTCACCATGGTCGACAGCCTCCTGAAGAAGGACGGCATCGACCCGAAAGTCATCGCTCTGGCGGCACAGATCAAAGCAGAGCAGGCACCCGAGATCGACACGATGACCGGGTGGCTCACCACCTGGGGGGTCCCGGAAAGCACCGGGATTTCGGGCATGGACATGGGTACCGGCATGGGAATGATGTCCGAGGAGGACATGTCAGCCCTTGATGCTGCGACCGGCACCGAGGCGTCAAAGCTGTTCCTGACCCAGATGACCCAGCACCACGAGGGCGCTATCGGGATGGCCAACACGGAAGTCAGCTCCGGGCAGGACCCCGACGCCTTGGCGCTGGCGAAGAACATCGTCAGCAGCCAGACCGAAGAGATCCAGACCATGACGGACCTCCTCAACACCATCCAGTAACACAGCCGTCGGGTGAGCCGGCCGGTCAAAGAGCCCGCTCACCCGACACCGCCCCCGCACCCACGGGGACGGTTCTGTCTGCCCCTACCCGGGCGACCATCCCCGTCACACGCTCACGCTTCCCAACCCGGCCGCGACGATGCCTTCTTCCGTCCTTGGCTGGCGCGGTGAACCGTGACTCTCGCTCTTACCCCGAATGTAAGGAACCCCTCTTTGTCTTTCCCAACCCGACGAACATTTCTGCTCGGCCTGGCCGGCACCGGCGCTCTGGCCCTCGCCGGATGCACCGGCACCGGCACCACCACCAATTCCACACGTGTCGAAAATGATGCGCCGCCTGGCACGGCGACCGTCGCCAACGTGGAAGGGACGTCCGGGCCGCTGATCGGCGGCACGATCGTCACGGTCACCGGATCTAACCTGCACAACACCACCGGCGTGACCGTCGGCGGGAGCCCGGTTGTAGCGCTGACCGCCACCCAGGACACCGTCACCTTCACCACCCCCAACGCGGCGGAGTATCAGCCTGGCGCCGTGCCCGTCGTTCTCACCCAGACCAGTGGCGAACCCATTGATGCCGGCAGGGTGTTCGAGTACCAGGTCATCACACCGGTCGATAAGCAGATGGCGTACGCGTTCACCTACTGGCAGAACTACAACCTCGCCGAATGGGGCCAGCTGCCGGACAACGACTGCGGTAACTACGCCAACCAGACCCTCCTCGCCCGCGGCTGGGAACAGAACGAGGACTGGTTCAGCGACTACGCGACCACCGGAGACTTCAGCCTCAGCTGGGTACGCGGCAACGAAATGGACGAATACCTCCAATCCCGACCCGAAGTCACACGCCTCCCGTTCGAGGCCCGTAACCAAGTGAAGATCGGTGACATCGTCATGTTCGACTGGGACCAGGAGAACGACAACGGTGTTGACCACACCATGATCGTCTCAGCTGTCATTCCGCAGGCCAACGGTGTCAACGCGATCAAGCTCGCCGGGCACACTGTCGACGCCCAATATCGGGACTTCGACGACCGGATCACTGTCGAGCACCCAGGCGGCACTGCCCACTTCCTCAGCATCGCCTAACCCAAACCCGGGCCCGCCTTCGCCAGGCGCGTCCGGGGGCCGGGTCAACGGCTTAGGGTGACCGACGCGTTCTCTGCGGTGCTCCCGCCTATTGCTGCCGTATCGTGCTCGGCGGCGGGCGAGACGACGCTGACTTCTGGTCGGAGGTCAAGGCGGCGAAGCAGCTGCGCGTTCAGCGCAACGACCACCGTCGACACGCTCATCAACAGCGCGCCGACCGCCATCGGAAGAATGAACCCGACGGGCGCGAGAACGCCGGCGGCGAGGGGCACGGAGAGTAGGTTGTAGCCGGCGGCCCACCCCAGGTTCTGCTTCATCTTCCGGTAGCTCTTTTTCGACAACTCGATCACTGAAAGCACCGAACGTGGATCGTCGCTTGCGAGGATGACGCCAGCGGATGCGATCGCAACATCGGTGCCGGCACCGATCGCGATGCCGACGTCGGCCTGCGCCAAGGCGGGTGCGTCGTTCACGCCATCACCGACCATCGCGACCTTCCGGCCTTCCGCCTGCAGCTGCACGACCTTCTGGGCCTTGTCCTCCGGGTGCACGCCGGCGAAGACCCGGTCGATCCCGAGCGACGCGGCGACAGACTGCGCGACGGCTTCGGCATCACCGGTGATCATCACGACCTGAATCCCCAGTGCGTGGAGGGCGTCGACGGCCTGCCGGGACTCGAGCCGGATCTCGTCCGCGAGCCCTAACGCACCCACAACGGCGCCGTCTCGGAGTACGTGCAGGATGATCTGACCGTCGTTCTCCCACGCCGTCGTCTCCGCCAATGGTGAAGCGTGGTGGGTGGTGAGCATGCTCGGCCCGCCGACACTGATGGTGCTGCCATCCACGGTTCCTGAGACGCCGACCGCGGTCGAGGCCTGAAACTCGGTCGCGTGATGGGTCGGGAGTTCACGGGTTTTTGCGGCGGTGATGATGGCCTGTGCAAGCGGGTGCTCGCTATCCGCCTCGACCGCGGCCGCCCAGCCAAGCACATCCTCCACCGTGACCCCGTCAACGACCGCGACCGTCGAAACGATCGGTTCGCCCTTGGTCAGGGTTCCGGTCTTATCGAACAGGACTGTGTTCACCGTTCGCATGCTCTCAAGAGCGAGGCGGTCCTTGATCAGCACGCCGCCCTTCGCCGCACGCTCCGTTGCGATCGACACGACAAGAGGTATTGCCAGACCCAACGCGTGCGGGCACGCGATCACGAGAACGGTGACCGTCCGGATCACAGCGTCATCGGGTGCACCGAGGGCTGTCCAAACGATCGCGGTGAGAGCTGCCGACCCGAGCGCGAACCAGAACAACCACCCGGCCGCAGTGTCCGCGAGCCGCTGCGCCCGGGACGTGGAGTTCTGGGCCTCACTGACAAGGCGTTGAATGCCCGCCAACGCCGTGTCATCCCCAACAGCTGTCACCCGCACCCGGAGAGCGTTATCGGTCGCGACAGTACCGGCCACCACATGAGAGCCCACACTTCTGGTCACTGCCCGGGACTCACCCGTGATCATCGACTCGTCAACGTCAGCGGTACCTTCCGTAATATCCCCATCTGCCGGCACCCGGCCGCCAGGCCGCACCACAACAAGATCTCCCACCACCAGCTCAGACGGCGGAACCTTTACGGTGCTCTCACCCTCGACACGTTCCGCTTCGTCCGGGAGCAGAGCGGCCAGCGATTCCAGCGCGGTCGATGTCTGCGCGAGGGAGCGCATCTCGATCCAATGTCCGAGCAGCATGATCACGATCAGAAGCGCTAGCTCCCACCAGAAATCCAGTTGGTGATCCAGCAGGCCCAAACTTGCGCCCAACGATGCGAGGAAGGCGACTGTGATTGCCAGTGCGATGAGGAGCATCATTCCTGGCTTCCGTGCGCGGAGCTCCGTGGCAGCACCCGTCAGGAACGGCCGCCCACCCCACACATACATCACCGTTCCAAGCGCCGGAGAAATCCACTCGGTGACGGGGGTTTCCGGTAACGCGTACCCCAGGATCATCGCGAACATGCTGCTGAAAAATGTGACCGGGACAGCGATGACCAGCATGATCCAGAACAACCTCCGGAATTGGGCAACATGATCGCCGTGACCGGCATGGCCCCCGTGAGCTGCGTGATCCATCCCGCTGTGACCGGTCTTCTCGCCATGTGCCATGGCGGCAGCATTAGGCGCTTCAGGGGTCAGGTGGTGGCTGTGCTCGATTCGACTCATGTACCGAACCATATACCCCCTAGGGGTATATGTCGAGACAAGGCTGGGCTCCTAGGCGGCCGTCAAAGAGCTTCTCTTCGGAGGTTGTCAAAATGGGCGTGGCTTCTCATCGCCATACTGGGTCGCGCTGTTCTGGCAGCAGCTTCTTGCGTGAGATGGGGGCTAGCGTGGGCGGTCGTTGTGTAGGCGCAAGGCTATCCAGAGGCCGCAGCGGCGGCATACGTACGATGCACCTCTGTCGAGTTCGTGGACGTGACGCCTGTTGCGGAGTTTGCCGCAGCAGGAGCACACGACGCGGGTGTCAACAGTCATGAGAAATGGCCGTACCGGCCGCTTTGCTAATGGGGCGGGTGTGAGTCGTGTGGTCAAACGCTGGTGCGAGCCAGTCAGCTCGCCGATCAGTGGTAGGCATTTACCGATCATCCTCCTCACAGGTTCATTCCGCTCGGGTGCGGTGTGGGACGGCTAGAGCATGGAGCCAAGGTCGGAGGCTATAGAGGGGTAGGTGGCGGTCATCGACTTGAGCTGCCGGGTGGTGAGTCCAAGTTTGATGGCTAGACCGAGGATGTTGATCAGTTCGGAGTAATCGGGCCCGAGGAGGTGCGCGCCGAGGATCGTGTCGGTGTTCATATCGATGATGATCTTCGTAGCTGCAGTCGTCTCACCGACGCGGTAGTTCGAGTACCAGCCGCTGGTGTCGAGGTGACGGACCGTGATGTCTGCGCCGCTGTCTCTCGCGTCTTGTTCGAGGACACCGACGCGGTTGAGTTCGGGGATGGTGAACACGGTGGTGGGCACGGCCGTGTAGTCGGGGGTCGTGGTGGTGGCCTTGAGCATATTGGAGGCTGCGACCTTCCCTTCGAACACGGCGACCGGAGTGAGGGGTCTGCCTGGTGTGTCGGCGCAGTCGCCGGCTGCGTAGACGGCGGGGTTGGTGGTGCTCTGCAGGTGTCCGGTGACGGTGACTCCGCGCGGGGTAGAGGCG comes from Subtercola boreus and encodes:
- a CDS encoding heavy metal translocating P-type ATPase: MTDVSLDIGGMTCASCATRIERKLNRIDGVTASVNYATEKARVQTVGVEAADLIAAVEAAGYTAALPPVASVTEPEGDEPVDDELVGLRQRLLISSVLAVPVVVLSMVPVFQFSNWQWFALMLAAPVVVWGAWPFHRAAAVNARHGAATMDTLISVGVIAAFGWSLYALFFGHAGDPGMRMSFTVTGAAGNGMSELYLEVASAVTVFILAGRYIEARTKKQSGAALKALLALGAKDATRRRSNVDELVPVDTLLPGDVIVVRPGEKIAADGLITDGVSAVDASMLTGESVLVEVHPGDRVVGATINVGGRLLVEVTRVGADTELARMGRLVEEAQSGKAQAQRLADRVSAVFVPVVIALALIAFAGWLVIGGSVETAFAAGVATLIIACPCALGLATPTALLVGTGRGSQLGIIIRGPQVLEQTRTVDTIVLDKTGTITTGKMVVTGVEATIGTSTEQLVRFAAAAEEGSEHPIGRAIVAHSEAQGFDRVSVEAFQGHPGHGVQAVVDGHLVIVGQPAWLSDSWSVPTPADLRPAIEEAESAGQTVMAVSWDGEFYGIIAVGDTVKPSSADAIAQFVALGLRPVLLTGDNAGSAYAVARQVSISEVHASSTPKDKLALIRSLQEAGRVVAMVGDGVNDAAALAAADLGVAMGTGTDSAIAASDITIVSGNLTGVADAIRLSRRTLGTIKGNLFWAFAYNVAAIPVAMLGLLNPLFAGAAMAFSSVFVVSNSLRLRNFRPGTRAHR
- a CDS encoding DUF6153 family protein, whose translation is MTPPTPTRPHSTPVSLGRTRARVLGANTIRRTVLLLAVVSAVVLGLLAMHTLQTGMGNHNVPMNSTGEMSAIGDTAHHADETLPGTDTVVGADVMGGSHRHVTSSECSGMCDPEHTMAGMICVLALLLTGLLLAAIRPASTYTSTPLAPVLLRVVDAAVARPGPAPPDLNVLSISRT
- a CDS encoding DUF305 domain-containing protein; the protein is MGGMNHGGAAMSSAPTMTAGTNNTADVTFVTGMIPHHTQAVTMVDSLLKKDGIDPKVIALAAQIKAEQAPEIDTMTGWLTTWGVPESTGISGMDMGTGMGMMSEEDMSALDAATGTEASKLFLTQMTQHHEGAIGMANTEVSSGQDPDALALAKNIVSSQTEEIQTMTDLLNTIQ
- a CDS encoding amidase domain-containing protein, which codes for MSFPTRRTFLLGLAGTGALALAGCTGTGTTTNSTRVENDAPPGTATVANVEGTSGPLIGGTIVTVTGSNLHNTTGVTVGGSPVVALTATQDTVTFTTPNAAEYQPGAVPVVLTQTSGEPIDAGRVFEYQVITPVDKQMAYAFTYWQNYNLAEWGQLPDNDCGNYANQTLLARGWEQNEDWFSDYATTGDFSLSWVRGNEMDEYLQSRPEVTRLPFEARNQVKIGDIVMFDWDQENDNGVDHTMIVSAVIPQANGVNAIKLAGHTVDAQYRDFDDRITVEHPGGTAHFLSIA
- a CDS encoding heavy metal translocating P-type ATPase; this translates as MAHGEKTGHSGMDHAAHGGHAGHGDHVAQFRRLFWIMLVIAVPVTFFSSMFAMILGYALPETPVTEWISPALGTVMYVWGGRPFLTGAATELRARKPGMMLLIALAITVAFLASLGASLGLLDHQLDFWWELALLIVIMLLGHWIEMRSLAQTSTALESLAALLPDEAERVEGESTVKVPPSELVVGDLVVVRPGGRVPADGDITEGTADVDESMITGESRAVTRSVGSHVVAGTVATDNALRVRVTAVGDDTALAGIQRLVSEAQNSTSRAQRLADTAAGWLFWFALGSAALTAIVWTALGAPDDAVIRTVTVLVIACPHALGLAIPLVVSIATERAAKGGVLIKDRLALESMRTVNTVLFDKTGTLTKGEPIVSTVAVVDGVTVEDVLGWAAAVEADSEHPLAQAIITAAKTRELPTHHATEFQASTAVGVSGTVDGSTISVGGPSMLTTHHASPLAETTAWENDGQIILHVLRDGAVVGALGLADEIRLESRQAVDALHALGIQVVMITGDAEAVAQSVAASLGIDRVFAGVHPEDKAQKVVQLQAEGRKVAMVGDGVNDAPALAQADVGIAIGAGTDVAIASAGVILASDDPRSVLSVIELSKKSYRKMKQNLGWAAGYNLLSVPLAAGVLAPVGFILPMAVGALLMSVSTVVVALNAQLLRRLDLRPEVSVVSPAAEHDTAAIGGSTAENASVTLSR